DNA sequence from the Oryza brachyantha chromosome 5, ObraRS2, whole genome shotgun sequence genome:
GCCCCTCCTCTTCTAGGCCTAATCAAAATATCATAGCCGCGTTAGCACCCATGCTCGACGGTGAGAGAGCTTTGAGAGCTTCGTAGTGACTGAGCAAGTCAATTTCTTATGTCAATGTTGTACTTCATTATCAATACTGCCAGCCGATTTGTCGACCACTCGAACATTATACTGCTCATATACCCGTGCCCTATTCTCTTGCCACCATTGTTCTGCTTGTGTCTCACTGAAACGCTTCCGGCTGCATTCAAAACAAAGAGTGAGTGAATATGCACCATTACAAAAAGATAAATTCAAAATCGTAACTTTTAAATACTACTGAGTATGAAAAGCAGCACAGAACTCCGTAAGAGTTGAATGTAGCAGCCTTCAACTCATATAGTTTGATGTGGCAGCAGTCAGCCCCTGCCCCCCTGCGCCCTCACCTCTTACTACTCTCAAAAACCCAAGTACCATGACCACCCAACAATCTCCATCTTCAACGATCTATTTGTCCCCCGGGGGGTGCACATGACCTTTGTTTTGCAAGCTAGGTATTATGTCAGATTGTTGTAATATTCCTAGCATTCTCAATCCATGATATACATATATCAGGCGACGACTATTAGAATTCAAAAGGAGAACATTATCTGTAGAGCTAGTTAACTGTGGTTTTGCAAATCAAGATCCTTTTTTCAAGACTCAACTGGCCATTACATGCTGTTCTCTCCACAGAACAAGAGTATACAGCAGTTTTCCAAATATCGAAATAGGGACAAACAGAACATAGGTTGATTTTACTACATAGCAAGTCAACACTCTCATCTTTAgggttttgcttatgcttataagccaaaatttgaattttcaatgttcaatttagagttgattttgaggttttttcatcatagtttatttttcaactttagcttttagattgccaagaacacgtatataaaatttttattcacaaattattttcatttgcaaatatgccttTGCCCTCCAAATAAACAGAATGTGCAAACATCATTATTTGTCATTGCTAGCTAGTCCGAGTCTCCTAGACTGCTTACCAAATAATTTACAACCAAAGCATTTGGTAAACAAGATTTTTGCTGACTAATAGTTATATTGCGTAATCTGTATGTGTGGTTGGTGTGTACCTGAACCGGACCCTCTTGAGATCTCGAGTGCCTCCAGGTAGGGCAGTTAGAGTGATATACACCCCTGGTTCATCTTGCTCTACCCATTCAGACTCATGCTTAGCATCTGAATCAGGTAGCCTTGTTCCATTCTTAGCAATTTCAGGGTGACTCAACTTATTTCTAACTGAAGCTGGTCCATTGGAAACAAGCAACCCATTTGAACCGTTCAAACAGGTTTCTCCAGAACTTCTTGGACTACTCAAATTATCAGATGCAACTGATATATCAGTTGGAATAGAAATTCCTGGCAGCGGTGGCAGTCTGCTATTCTTCACTACTACTGCTCCTTCAGGTAGCTTCTCTGCCATGCCCTTCAACTATTACATGAAGAATTGTTAGTGAAAATATTCAACATGtacaaaattattatttaagttTGAAGATCATCATGCACTTTTGGTTtgttaaatacaaaaatagcACCCAAATAATTCTATTTTCAGTTTCCCGCTTTCAAATTCCACTAAAGCGGCAGGATTGTCTTATGTCTAGTAATGCATGTAAATTATTAGTCAGTCTCATAACCCAGAAAAGTTATACTTGTCAAGGCCTGTTGACCAACCCACAGTTCCCTTCATTTTGAGCCATTCGGTTTCAATCAAAAGGTTTCACTTAAGACAAACGTGTAGTTTGTTAGTTTATAAATGTCTGTACAGTAGACAACCAACTGGAAGCATAAGCAATCTTACCTGAACAGTTAATGATTTAATTACTTCCTTTGCAGCTTTGCACTTCGCAGTTTCCTCCCCTGCAATTGAAATAGCTTCCTTCAACTGTTTAGTTGTTCTCTCCAAATCAGCTTCCAGTAGCTGAGACTTACGAGTAAGATTTTCCACCTGAAATATTAAGATTGTTAGATAATGAACTGTTAAGCATGTTCTCTCTACAAACAAATGGGATTTTTAATGATCTATCAGTCCAATACTTGAATAAGGCAGTTAAAATATTCTATAGATGAAAATGAAATAGTGGATCAGGCCCAAGAGTAGTCATAAAAAGGTCATAACGTTTAACACAGGCAAAGAAAAACAGGAATGCATACAAACAGTAGCAAATCGTCTTGCTAGCACAAGATTTTTAGTTTCCAGTCAGGCACCGAAGGCTTACAAACTGATTCTCAGTATCCAATTATGCATACAAACCTAAAAGGTAAAACTTACTGAAGtagaaaaaatttacaaaatgtAACTAGATAATGAATGTAGTAAGATATGTACCTGAGACCTCAAACTTAAAACTTCTTGGCTTATGCTATCATTTGGCTTCACACCATCCACCACTCTAGGAGAGGTTAGACCACCCAAAGTAGGTGTTGGAGTTGTGGATCGAGGAGGGCTTGCTCTTCTTGAAACAGGTGATGTTGCCCTTGAAACAATTCTAGACCCAGGAACTGATGCTGAAAAAAACTTCTTTGATGAGCCAAAGGATTTTGAGATGTTGAGCCCACTCCAGTGAGAACTGCCATTTGGAATAGGGGAAACACGACTGCTATTGAACTCAaacttcttgtttttctttgaagTTCTATTATCCATGTTCTTGAAAGACTCCAATGATGTCAATCTAGACAATTGGGCATTTGATTTTGTCTCCAACTCATCGTCAACAGAATCATTGAACCCCTGTATGACAGATCCCCGCTTTGCTGAAGAATATCTGTCTGTCTCAGGCCCCTTGTTCAGCTTGCTGTAGCAGCTATCACAGACACGATAAGGCTTGTTTTGGTTTGGTGCTAATGAAGCTTTCAGAGATTTCTTGCTGCTGCAGGAATGACAAAATACAAGTGCACAATTGTAGCAATTATGACGTTTTCTCCTCAAGTTAAATGGCAACCGACATCCAGAACACATGGACTGATCAACTCCAGAAACCCACTTGTGAATGCATATTGCTGCAGTGAAGTTAATCCCACAAACAACAGTTCTGACTTGCTTATCTTTCAGAGCTTCAACCAAAGTAGGACAACTCCTATCGTCCGTATCTCCATGTCCTAACCGACCATTTGCACCTTTACCCCATGTGTACACCTCAGTTCTTGAAGTCAAGACAGCGACATGATAAGCACCACATGAGATCTCCTCCACAAAGTTTTTATGTAGCTTCCCTTCAACACGCACAGGAAGGATGCCATCTGCTTGCGGATTTCCAAGCTGACCATAAACAGGACTTCCCATTGTATATACATGCCCTGAGGTAGTCAGCGCCACCGTCATACAATGACCACAAGCTATTTGACAAAAGTTGGGCTCGACCAAAGCAGCTACACACGTTGGAACAAGTCTTGCATCTTTGTCACCATGTCCTAAACGGCCTTTATCACCATCACCCCATGTAAAAATCTTTCCAGAAGAACAGTTGCTGGAACTAGAATTACCGACCATCACTTCAACAACAGCGGCAGTGTGCCAAACACCACATGCTGCACGAACAGTCCGTAGTCCTTTGAGGGATTCGACTTCCCTAGGAACCGAAAGACTCTGTCTATCTCCATGACCTAGAACTCCAAAAGATCCATCTCCAAATGTGAATAGCTGCCCTGCAGAAGTTACTATAGCTGTGTGCCAAGGACCACATGAAATAGATGAAACATGCATGCCCTCTAACGGTCCATTCACCCTTTTGGGTAACCAGTGACTGACTTCATTCCCATGGCCTAAAAGCCCAGAATTGAAGGTACCATTTCCCCAAGTGTACAGATCACCAGAGAGCGTAACTGCACAAGTGTGGTACTCACCACATGCTACTAGCTCAATGTTCATATTAGCAAGAGCATCAATAAGCTTTGGCTGGGGCACATCACAATCTACACCATGACCAAGACGTCCACCTGATTCCTCACCCCAAGAGTAAATCTCTCCCTGCTTAGTGACTAGTGTGGCATGCCTTCCTCCGCAAGAAATGTTCTGTACATCAAGTTTAACAGCAAACTCCAGTGGTTTTGGTACAAGACAATCCATCTTTGCACCTGAGGAGTTCCCAACTCTCGAATTGCCACCACCAAGAATTCCTTCCCCAGTTCCCTCTCCCCATATGAAAACATCACCTAGGGCATCACCATCATCATGACCAGAACCATGACTTGACGAGCTAACAGCACTTGATAGACTAACACGGAAAGCATCCATTGGGATGCCCCTTGAGTGTAAATTTGTGTTATCTGACTGCCCAGAAGACACAGAGTGGATAGATCCGGCATTAGAATCTGATGGGAAGAATGGCTTGGGAGGGGCTGCATATGATACAATGTCAGAAAAGGCCTTCTCCAGGCCGATCTTTGGTGGGCTCCCAAATGGACTACGAAGTCGGTAATTTTCACTACCATCCTGTTGCAGGACAATTGTCAAGATGTTTTCTATGTTAATTGAAGTAGACAGCCACAATAAAACAAACAGGTTATAAGGATATAATTCTTATTGTGGTGCTGTAAACCCACCAGTATCTACATAACGAGATTATACATAGATTACAAAGAGAACACCATAGGAATAGCATAAGACTTTTGCCATGTTGCTGTTCAGATCTTAAATCACCAGCATGGAACCAAAAAgtaacagtaaaaaaaaaacatacaaaacTGAAAGAGCTTTGCTTGTTCTCTGTAGGTGACAGACACACATAAAGTGGTATAGTGGGATGAGCTGAGTAGGTAGTGGGCAATACCTTGTGGACACTGTCATTGCTGCTGAAAGGGGAACTCAATGGAGAACTTCGTCTTGTGTAAGTTCTGGGGCTAGTTGTACCAGAGGAAAGCATATCACTTCTTGATTCCGTTCTCCATTTCCTTTGATGACTACGTGATATGAGTGTTTTTAGCCCAGCAAACCATACTTCGGCTTCATCTTTATCCTTGCATATCTGATATTCATGATAAAATCACATCAccaaataaaatcaatttgcGACTAAGTGGGCAAAGGGATTTAGTGTGCATCAAAAGCGAAAAACAAACCAAGAAGATATAGAGAACATATAAATGAACGATCTATAACTTACAATGTCCAATGATCGATCATGAGATATGAGAGAAAATGACTGGCATTCCTTTTCTGGCCGTGGATACCTCTGAAAAATTGCCTGCGGTAGCAAAAGAGAAACAGATCTTATTAAGAAAGATTTGCCTCCATTAAATATAGGTGAATACTCCCTTATGAATCATAGCATCAGAAAATGAACATACATAAATAACATCATGGGATAGTCTAATTTGTAACTGTCATGTATAGTATAATTGAACCATGAGAAGTTCCATCAATTTAAAGGGGTATGGGGTAATTCGTTGTTATGAGGGCAAGACATATTACAGGCTGCTATCTCCTAATGACATATCAGAGATATATGAACTGTAAAAATTTCTTGTCAGTTGTCAATAAGAAGTAAGAACACAACAAAACTACTCTTAAAGAGAAGGGGCTTTTGCAAATTTCCAACTATTTTTGCTATATTGCAAGGATGCCACTAGAATGATAGTTTTAGTGGCTTCTTTGCAATTTTCTAGTGATATTTTGTAATAACGATTCAAATCAGTGGCAAATTACAATTGCCCCTAAAGAGAGAATCATGTTAGGTTCGAAGCTTAAGAGATACTCGCAGATGCATTCATTGGGAGTTAGCACCAACACAAAAAAAGCATAAGAAATACATAATTGATCGCAGGTATTATATGATATTTGATTGCTGAGAAATCCTTATTCCTGAAACTAGAAAGTATACAGAGGTAACTCACTGTTCGTTGTCCAGGAATTATTCTGGACACGTGGCTCAACCTTAGCTGCTTTTCCTCTTTCCCTGAGAACCATATTAATATAGATTCATCCTGAAGGAGCAAAAAATTGCAAGAATATCCATAAATCTGAGGGATAAACAGAGATGATTTCCAATTCTGAGAAAAAATGTAAACAAAGCTCACATTGGAAAGCCTAAATGGGCAAAATTTTGGCTTCCCTCTACGCCCGTACTTCAGCAAGTATGCTCCTTTCTTGAGAGCAGTGATGGCCTGAAAAACAGTGGAACATTGTATCAAGCATCGGTACTTAGTATCACACTACTATCCtaataaaagaacaaaactaGGTCAAGACTCAATAGATGTGACAAAGGAGAGGCGTTAAAACACAATGGAACAATCACATCCATTCTAAATTGGCCATCGATATGTTCAATTGTACCTGATctttcaaacatttgaaacTACCTAGACTCCTAGAGATGGAAATGAACATCATATTGTGTATAGAATAATAAACCAGTCAGTTAATATTAGAGAGTAGAAAACCTGAAAGTAGTGTTCCAACTATTACAAGGAAAAGTGATTACTTAAGCTAACTCCCCAATTCACAAGAGAGAAAATGCAATAGCTTGTACAAAGGTCTCCTTTGATTGATAATTTCAGAAACAATTATCACCTTTCAAAATAAGGCATTCTCCTATAAGGCTAGCACATATAGGTTATTCTCTTTGAGGTAAACCGTCACACAAAATGCATTCAAATTCTTCGGTGTGCTATGTGTGCACAGAGAGAACAAAATGAAAACTCACACAAACGGCAAAGAATTTTTACAAGCTCATTGAAGGGGTAAGTATATGTCAGCAGTCACTGCAGAAGATATGTACCGATTCAATTAACACACTTGCCCTTCTCCTCAAAGCAGTAGGACAGAACTAATATAGCAGTATAGCTCAACCCAATCAATTATCGCAAGCAGCACCAACCAACGGCTTAGAAAGGTTGGGAAACCGTTAGAGCATACCACTTCCAACTCAATCATATAACCTGCACTAGAGCCAAGTAACGACTAGAAAACAACCCAATCAAAATACCTTCCCGAAACAGGTTGCCACTAGCAAACACAAACGCTGTAACCAAATCGATGTCTCTAGGAGATAGCCCACCCAAAGTGCCAAATTACAGTAATTAAATCGCCGCCCACCACAGAACCCTACTTGCAAGGCAGCAGCAAAGCCGAGGCTGCAGACTCCCCCACAAAATTTTACGGACGGGCTTCTCCGCGGGGGACACGCAGAGCCACTGCGGTGGCCGGTGGTAGCAGAAAATTCGGCACCCCGCACGAGCGCATATAATGCATCCACATCCAGAGTCTTCCCCAGGCACCGGCGCCGGGAATTTTTCCTCTGCATTTCCGAGGCGAGCGAAGGGAGGATCAGGGAGCGGCTCACCTGCTCGATGTCGCGCTCCACGGCCCCGGGCCGGGCGCCGCCGAGATCCGACGAAGCGTCCGACatcgcgcccgcgcgcgccgtcaccgcctcacggccctcctcctcctgcccgGACCCGCAGCCCGCCGCATCCCCTCTCCCAACCAGCTGGCCGATGCGCCTCCCCTCGGCACCAATGGCAGGGGACCCCCTTTTCCGgcgggggagagaggagaggagaggagcggcGCGCACGACGGGGgtagaaataaaatcacaCCCTCCCCGCGGCGACGGAAGCCCGCGCCGGGCTAAGGGCGGCCGCTGGGAGGGCTGGAGCGCCGCGGGGTTTGCGAGCGGCCCccgagcgcgcgcgcgagatGAGCGAGATCGAGGGCTCGAGGCGAGAGgggcgagagagagggagggaggaagggatGGTGCGAGGTGGGAGGTgggagacgagacgagacgggaccggggggagggaggaggggaaggggaccTGACCtccgtttttcttttctttttatttttcttccttttcctctctttttttgtggGTTTCTTTCgcgttgtgtgtgtgtgtgtggggttCGGCTGGATGGCTGGAGGCCTGGCGCTGGTGCGGGTGGTTGGTTTGTTGCGCGTGCGTGCGCCTGCGCCGTGCTTGCTTGCTCGGCGGAAGCTGTGTGGCcgttttggtttattttttttactggtagtaggGGAGCGGGGTGGAGTCTCTCGTTGTTCGGTTGctgttgccgtcgccgccggggcaGCGGGGAGAGGATGTGTGGGGGATTTGCGGCGGGGAATCTGGGGCTGCGGCCTGCCTGCCAGACCGGGCGCGGCAC
Encoded proteins:
- the LOC102712360 gene encoding PH, RCC1 and FYVE domains-containing protein 1-like isoform X1; its protein translation is MSDASSDLGGARPGAVERDIEQAITALKKGAYLLKYGRRGKPKFCPFRLSNVSFVYIFSQNWKSSLFIPQIYGYSCNFLLLQDESILIWFSGKEEKQLRLSHVSRIIPGQRTAIFQRYPRPEKECQSFSLISHDRSLDIICKDKDEAEVWFAGLKTLISRSHQRKWRTESRSDMLSSGTTSPRTYTRRSSPLSSPFSSNDSVHKDGSENYRLRSPFGSPPKIGLEKAFSDIVSYAAPPKPFFPSDSNAGSIHSVSSGQSDNTNLHSRGIPMDAFRVSLSSAVSSSSHGSGHDDGDALGDVFIWGEGTGEGILGGGNSRVGNSSGAKMDCLVPKPLEFAVKLDVQNISCGGRHATLVTKQGEIYSWGEESGGRLGHGVDCDVPQPKLIDALANMNIELVACGEYHTCAVTLSGDLYTWGNGTFNSGLLGHGNEVSHWLPKRVNGPLEGMHVSSISCGPWHTAIVTSAGQLFTFGDGSFGVLGHGDRQSLSVPREVESLKGLRTVRAACGVWHTAAVVEVMVGNSSSSNCSSGKIFTWGDGDKGRLGHGDKDARLVPTCVAALVEPNFCQIACGHCMTVALTTSGHVYTMGSPVYGQLGNPQADGILPVRVEGKLHKNFVEEISCGAYHVAVLTSRTEVYTWGKGANGRLGHGDTDDRSCPTLVEALKDKQVRTVVCGINFTAAICIHKWVSGVDQSMCSGCRLPFNLRRKRHNCYNCALVFCHSCSSKKSLKASLAPNQNKPYRVCDSCYSKLNKGPETDRYSSAKRGSVIQGFNDSVDDELETKSNAQLSRLTSLESFKNMDNRTSKKNKKFEFNSSRVSPIPNGSSHWSGLNISKSFGSSKKFFSASVPGSRIVSRATSPVSRRASPPRSTTPTPTLGGLTSPRVVDGVKPNDSISQEVLSLRSQVENLTRKSQLLEADLERTTKQLKEAISIAGEETAKCKAAKEVIKSLTVQLKGMAEKLPEGAVVVKNSRLPPLPGISIPTDISVASDNLSSPRSSGETCLNGSNGLLVSNGPASVRNKLSHPEIAKNGTRLPDSDAKHESEWVEQDEPGVYITLTALPGGTRDLKRVRFSRKRFSETQAEQWWQENRARVYEQYNVRVVDKSAGSIDNEVQH
- the LOC102712360 gene encoding PH, RCC1 and FYVE domains-containing protein 1-like isoform X2, with protein sequence MSDASSDLGGARPGAVERDIEQAITALKKGAYLLKYGRRGKPKFCPFRLSNDESILIWFSGKEEKQLRLSHVSRIIPGQRTAIFQRYPRPEKECQSFSLISHDRSLDIICKDKDEAEVWFAGLKTLISRSHQRKWRTESRSDMLSSGTTSPRTYTRRSSPLSSPFSSNDSVHKDGSENYRLRSPFGSPPKIGLEKAFSDIVSYAAPPKPFFPSDSNAGSIHSVSSGQSDNTNLHSRGIPMDAFRVSLSSAVSSSSHGSGHDDGDALGDVFIWGEGTGEGILGGGNSRVGNSSGAKMDCLVPKPLEFAVKLDVQNISCGGRHATLVTKQGEIYSWGEESGGRLGHGVDCDVPQPKLIDALANMNIELVACGEYHTCAVTLSGDLYTWGNGTFNSGLLGHGNEVSHWLPKRVNGPLEGMHVSSISCGPWHTAIVTSAGQLFTFGDGSFGVLGHGDRQSLSVPREVESLKGLRTVRAACGVWHTAAVVEVMVGNSSSSNCSSGKIFTWGDGDKGRLGHGDKDARLVPTCVAALVEPNFCQIACGHCMTVALTTSGHVYTMGSPVYGQLGNPQADGILPVRVEGKLHKNFVEEISCGAYHVAVLTSRTEVYTWGKGANGRLGHGDTDDRSCPTLVEALKDKQVRTVVCGINFTAAICIHKWVSGVDQSMCSGCRLPFNLRRKRHNCYNCALVFCHSCSSKKSLKASLAPNQNKPYRVCDSCYSKLNKGPETDRYSSAKRGSVIQGFNDSVDDELETKSNAQLSRLTSLESFKNMDNRTSKKNKKFEFNSSRVSPIPNGSSHWSGLNISKSFGSSKKFFSASVPGSRIVSRATSPVSRRASPPRSTTPTPTLGGLTSPRVVDGVKPNDSISQEVLSLRSQVENLTRKSQLLEADLERTTKQLKEAISIAGEETAKCKAAKEVIKSLTVQLKGMAEKLPEGAVVVKNSRLPPLPGISIPTDISVASDNLSSPRSSGETCLNGSNGLLVSNGPASVRNKLSHPEIAKNGTRLPDSDAKHESEWVEQDEPGVYITLTALPGGTRDLKRVRFSRKRFSETQAEQWWQENRARVYEQYNVRVVDKSAGSIDNEVQH